From a single Alloactinosynnema sp. L-07 genomic region:
- a CDS encoding serine/threonine-protein kinase, translating to METVTLDGYDDVTPIAKGGGSVVFRARHRGLDRVVAVKVIDIHDAAAARRFQRELDITLTLGREHPNIVTVLDTATLPSGQPCLVMEYHEAGSLHDRLVESGPLPPADVAEIGAAVADALAFAHQQGVVHRDVKPQNILRSATSYVLSDFGISRRMDAGYSTSMELFSYRHASPQVLDGELPAAADDVYSLGSTLYTLLEGNPPFSADDPDDDTPLAYLRRVRTGRPRPMTRADVPADLADAITRCLARRREDRFAAAADLAHALAGGPLARPRVVWRPVVAAAAVALVLGGAAGFGWTWWQAKPSGSTAASPTPPLRDDPAIAPVITGVDDQRSGVVIHWRDTSGGTAVFAVTRRAGDVVTLAARAPAGTSKVTIAGLDPAVTRYCFQVSAVVTDRRGQSAEHCVRS from the coding sequence GTGGAGACAGTCACGCTCGACGGCTACGACGACGTCACCCCGATCGCCAAGGGAGGCGGCAGCGTCGTCTTTCGGGCACGCCACCGCGGACTCGACCGCGTGGTCGCGGTGAAGGTCATCGACATCCATGACGCCGCCGCCGCGCGCCGGTTCCAGCGCGAACTCGACATCACCCTGACCTTGGGTCGCGAGCACCCCAACATCGTCACCGTTCTCGACACCGCGACCCTGCCATCGGGTCAGCCATGCCTGGTCATGGAGTACCACGAGGCCGGATCGCTGCACGACCGACTTGTCGAGTCCGGGCCGCTGCCGCCCGCCGACGTGGCCGAGATCGGCGCCGCGGTGGCCGACGCACTCGCGTTCGCGCACCAGCAAGGCGTCGTGCACCGCGATGTCAAGCCGCAGAACATCTTGCGGTCGGCCACGTCGTATGTCCTGTCCGACTTCGGGATATCCCGGCGGATGGACGCCGGGTACTCGACCTCGATGGAGCTCTTCAGCTACCGGCACGCGTCGCCGCAGGTGCTCGACGGCGAACTTCCCGCCGCGGCCGACGACGTCTACTCGCTCGGATCCACGCTCTACACGCTATTGGAGGGCAATCCGCCGTTCAGCGCGGACGACCCCGACGACGACACGCCACTGGCGTACCTGCGGCGGGTGCGGACCGGTAGGCCGCGGCCGATGACCCGGGCTGACGTGCCCGCCGACCTGGCCGACGCCATCACCCGGTGCCTGGCTCGACGGCGCGAGGATCGGTTCGCCGCGGCGGCGGACCTGGCGCACGCGCTCGCGGGTGGTCCACTCGCCCGGCCGCGAGTCGTCTGGCGGCCGGTTGTCGCGGCCGCCGCTGTGGCGCTCGTCCTGGGCGGGGCGGCCGGATTCGGGTGGACGTGGTGGCAGGCGAAACCATCCGGGTCGACTGCCGCGTCGCCGACACCGCCGCTGCGAGACGACCCAGCCATCGCGCCGGTCATCACGGGAGTCGACGACCAGCGCAGCGGTGTCGTCATCCACTGGCGCGACACGAGTGGCGGGACCGCCGTGTTCGCGGTAACCCGCAGGGCCGGTGACGTGGTCACCCTGGCGGCCAGGGCTCCGGCGGGCACCTCCAAGGTCACCATCGCGGGACTGGACCCGGCGGTGACCAGGTACTGCTTTCAGGTCTCGGCCGTCGTCACCGATCGGCGCGGACAGTCCGCGGAGCACTGCGTCCGGTCGTGA
- a CDS encoding GDSL-type esterase/lipase family protein → MAFWSVPSAQAQTQPSPERVLKVDYVGDGMLAGAGLTDTYLDAADPRAQSRMSAPAQALARLQGANPGVRVDARVAAAVGARTAHYFAPQEGGGKVVNTAQRDQVRPDADVVVVGFGANDMLYPELLLAAAGTLPEGSPSFSEIVGQIEPGVSTLVNDDGHRGLATSGEPGHAGTITARLLQILTDLRQRAQRAKIVLTTYPLVFDPAATNLPAEITRDELTVADEVAKRLNAAIDRASRICGCASVADLSSTVKGREMFTANSAVNDLTPRPGLAQPTLAGAALAATPLAEAIAKATALTAPAASGDLANTESLRLARVTPTGSAKPHPVARVSHPAARAQRPVTIVRQAPAPRAMVSARPASAATRPAPVVQQAPAAAVRSTPAAPAPAVAGASAPAEPKSPADVLRDQLGLDRDGRCRNVLGCRPEVSAAEKRAPESDGFASAFRDALAATTKDPGREPELDVDPRPEPKPKPEPKPEPKPEPDIDPRPKPVPLPRPLPVPRPEPRPEPLPLPWPEPLPRPRPEPLPLPEPKPVPVPLPPVVSPDDLDVLRKRLGLVKEGHCLNAIGCPPWTTGEATARDRVRAAETDGILIRMRSEK, encoded by the coding sequence TTGGCGTTCTGGTCGGTCCCGTCCGCGCAGGCGCAGACGCAGCCGAGTCCGGAGCGCGTGCTCAAGGTCGACTACGTCGGCGACGGGATGCTCGCGGGCGCGGGCCTGACCGATACGTACCTCGACGCGGCCGACCCCAGGGCGCAGTCGCGGATGTCGGCCCCGGCCCAAGCCCTGGCCCGGTTGCAGGGCGCGAACCCCGGCGTGCGGGTCGACGCCAGGGTCGCCGCGGCCGTCGGTGCCCGCACGGCGCACTACTTCGCGCCGCAGGAGGGCGGCGGCAAGGTGGTCAACACCGCCCAGCGCGACCAGGTGCGGCCCGACGCGGACGTGGTCGTGGTCGGGTTCGGGGCCAACGACATGCTCTATCCCGAGCTGCTGCTGGCCGCGGCCGGGACCCTGCCAGAGGGATCGCCGTCGTTCAGCGAGATCGTCGGCCAGATCGAACCCGGCGTCAGCACCTTGGTCAACGACGACGGACACCGCGGACTCGCCACATCGGGCGAGCCGGGCCACGCGGGCACCATTACCGCCAGGCTGCTGCAGATCCTCACCGACCTGCGGCAGCGGGCCCAGCGCGCCAAGATCGTTCTGACGACCTACCCGCTGGTGTTCGACCCGGCCGCGACGAACCTGCCCGCCGAGATCACCCGCGACGAGCTCACCGTGGCCGACGAGGTCGCCAAACGCCTCAACGCCGCCATCGACCGCGCGAGCCGGATCTGCGGTTGCGCGTCGGTCGCGGACCTGTCGTCCACGGTGAAGGGCCGGGAGATGTTCACCGCGAACTCCGCGGTCAACGACCTGACCCCGCGTCCGGGCCTCGCCCAGCCGACCCTCGCGGGCGCCGCGCTGGCGGCGACCCCACTGGCCGAAGCGATCGCCAAAGCCACCGCCCTCACCGCCCCGGCGGCGTCGGGCGACCTGGCGAACACCGAGTCCCTGCGGTTGGCCCGCGTGACGCCCACGGGGTCGGCCAAGCCCCACCCGGTTGCCCGCGTCTCGCACCCCGCTGCCCGCGCGCAGCGGCCGGTGACGATCGTGCGGCAGGCGCCCGCACCGAGGGCGATGGTCAGCGCTCGCCCGGCTAGCGCCGCGACGCGTCCAGCCCCCGTCGTGCAGCAGGCCCCAGCCGCGGCGGTGCGTTCGACTCCGGCCGCACCCGCTCCGGCGGTGGCAGGGGCTTCGGCTCCGGCCGAGCCGAAGTCGCCTGCGGACGTGCTGCGGGACCAGTTGGGACTGGACCGTGACGGCCGCTGCCGCAACGTCCTTGGGTGCAGGCCAGAGGTGAGTGCGGCCGAGAAGCGCGCACCCGAGTCGGACGGATTCGCGTCGGCCTTCCGGGACGCACTGGCGGCCACCACGAAGGACCCCGGTCGGGAGCCAGAACTGGATGTCGACCCCCGACCCGAGCCGAAGCCGAAGCCGGAGCCGAAGCCGGAGCCGAAGCCCGAGCCGGATATCGACCCGCGGCCCAAGCCCGTGCCGCTGCCGAGGCCCTTGCCGGTGCCCCGGCCCGAGCCCCGGCCCGAGCCCCTGCCGCTGCCCTGGCCCGAGCCGCTGCCGCGCCCCCGGCCTGAGCCGCTGCCGCTGCCTGAACCGAAGCCGGTGCCGGTGCCGTTGCCGCCGGTCGTGTCGCCAGATGACCTGGACGTGCTGCGCAAGCGGCTGGGCCTGGTCAAGGAAGGCCACTGCCTGAACGCGATCGGCTGCCCACCCTGGACGACCGGCGAAGCCACCGCACGCGATCGCGTCCGTGCCGCGGAAACCGACGGCATTCTGATCCGAATGAGGAGTGAGAAGTGA
- a CDS encoding type II toxin-antitoxin system VapC family toxin, whose translation MVVDASVLAAFYAADDVRRPETVARLSAGHALFAPAHLDAEVLSALRGMARGNPTLMQAVPNALRHLAGFPIRRMPIAPLLERMWELRNNITPYGAAYVALAEHLGGPLVTCDAKLAAASGAACGFDLII comes from the coding sequence ATGGTTGTCGATGCTTCGGTCTTGGCGGCGTTCTACGCGGCCGACGACGTACGACGACCGGAGACGGTGGCACGCCTTTCCGCAGGGCACGCGCTGTTCGCGCCCGCGCATCTGGACGCCGAGGTGCTCTCAGCTCTGCGTGGAATGGCCCGGGGGAACCCAACGCTGATGCAGGCGGTACCCAATGCGTTGAGACACCTCGCGGGTTTCCCGATCCGTCGCATGCCGATCGCCCCACTTCTTGAGCGTATGTGGGAGTTGCGGAACAACATCACCCCTTACGGCGCGGCGTACGTCGCACTCGCGGAGCACCTCGGCGGCCCCCTTGTCACGTGTGACGCGAAACTGGCCGCGGCGTCGGGCGCGGCATGCGGGTTCGACCTGATCATCTGA